The Paraburkholderia acidisoli genome contains a region encoding:
- a CDS encoding C40 family peptidase, translating to MQHRYLTQACARTVAGMFIGVLMAASQGAFADDLSSFNQNASFSPGNSAISPSIPAIQNALQNANQAAPAAPVPAESGARSFLSGMAGKAGDVVVGALNMIGVRYRWGGNTPDSGLDCSGFVRYVFQDTLGMSLPRRAEEMSRVGEKVSMSNLKPGDLVFFNTMRRSFSHVGIYIGDNKFVHSPSTGSTIRVDDLDDNYWEKRFQGARRIEASFTPDQQQNLKQRVSAQFDPNGGN from the coding sequence ATGCAGCACCGATACCTGACCCAGGCTTGCGCGCGCACCGTCGCCGGGATGTTCATCGGCGTACTGATGGCAGCAAGTCAAGGCGCATTCGCCGACGATCTAAGCAGCTTTAACCAGAATGCCTCATTTTCGCCGGGTAACTCGGCGATCTCCCCGTCGATTCCCGCTATTCAAAACGCGCTTCAGAACGCGAACCAGGCCGCTCCCGCAGCGCCGGTTCCCGCTGAAAGCGGCGCACGATCGTTCCTTTCCGGCATGGCCGGCAAAGCCGGCGACGTCGTCGTGGGCGCGCTCAACATGATTGGCGTGCGTTATCGCTGGGGCGGCAACACGCCGGACTCCGGCCTCGACTGCAGCGGTTTCGTGCGCTACGTGTTCCAGGACACGCTGGGCATGTCGCTGCCGCGCCGCGCCGAGGAAATGAGCCGCGTGGGCGAGAAGGTGAGCATGAGCAACCTCAAGCCGGGCGACCTCGTGTTCTTCAACACGATGCGCCGCAGCTTCTCGCACGTCGGCATCTATATCGGCGACAACAAGTTCGTGCACTCGCCGTCCACCGGCAGCACGATCCGTGTCGACGACCTCGACGACAACTACTGGGAAAAGCGTTTCCAGGGCGCGCGCCGTATCGAGGCCTCGTTCACGCCGGACCAGCAGCAAAATCTCAAGCAGCGCGTGAGCGCCCAGTTCGACCCGAACGGCGGCAACTGA
- a CDS encoding GNAT family N-acetyltransferase, which yields MFAPNDIPSRFQLRRASMDDFEFAEALTRRNMGGYYQRHHLVWRGDLFLASYRESENFILEADGCAIGVLRVTEEGDSLHIRDVQIAEGHRGNGAGTFLLDISHRWARERGLRELQLRVFVDNPAARLYLRKGYRVAGPRLARLGSIRHMTRLV from the coding sequence ATGTTCGCACCGAACGATATCCCGTCGCGTTTCCAGTTGCGGCGCGCCTCCATGGACGACTTCGAGTTCGCCGAAGCGCTCACGCGCAGGAACATGGGCGGCTACTATCAGCGGCATCATCTCGTCTGGCGCGGCGATCTCTTTCTCGCGAGCTATCGCGAATCCGAAAACTTCATTCTCGAAGCCGATGGTTGCGCGATCGGCGTCTTGCGCGTGACCGAAGAGGGCGACTCGCTGCATATTCGCGACGTGCAGATCGCCGAAGGCCATCGCGGCAACGGCGCAGGCACCTTCCTGCTGGACATTTCGCACCGCTGGGCCCGCGAGCGCGGGCTGCGCGAGTTGCAACTGCGCGTATTCGTCGATAACCCGGCGGCGCGGCTCTACCTGCGCAAAGGCTATCGCGTGGCGGGACCGCGGCTCGCGCGGCTCGGTTCGATCCGGCACATGACGCGGCTCGTTTGA
- a CDS encoding extracellular solute-binding protein, whose product MATMPSAHAVYAIAQYGAPKYPQGFTHFDYVNPDAPKGGTLVLANPDRLTSFDKFNPFTLRGNAAPGLGMLFESLTTGSMDEVASAYGLLADDIRIAPDALSVTFHINPRAHFSNGDPVTAADVKFSLDTLKSRQAAPSMQAYFSEITRAVVVDPATIRFEFKSNNRELPLIAGGMPVFSHKWGMRPDGSRIAFDQLAFEPPIGSGPYVIDRYSNGRTITYQLDPNYWGKDLAVRVGTNNFTRITYKLYSDDVARLEAFKAGEYDALVENVSRNWVRRDVGKRFDSGELIKREFPQHNGTGMQGFVMNLRKPVFQDVRVRHALDLALDFQWLNRMLFYSQYRRLDSWFANTPLQPKGLPSPGELALLDPWRKSLDPAVFGPPPVQPVTTPPGSLRANLLQARQLLADAGWTYRDGALRNAKGEPFTFEVLDDTAASSQWAPIMAQYTQALKRLGIQVNYRSVDFALYQKRLDAFDFDMTTIKFPDVQVPGAEQVDRFGSKAADEAGSGNLIGVKSLAIDAILKALTQAQTLEQLLDATHALDRVLMHGYYVVPQWYSATHRVAYRNTLAYPAKLPLYYGAGDWIISTWWRKPQAAPAQAAQH is encoded by the coding sequence ATGGCGACGATGCCTTCGGCGCACGCCGTCTACGCCATCGCGCAATACGGCGCGCCCAAATACCCGCAGGGTTTCACGCATTTCGACTACGTCAACCCCGATGCGCCGAAGGGCGGCACGCTCGTGCTCGCGAACCCGGACCGGCTCACGAGTTTCGACAAGTTCAATCCGTTCACGCTGCGCGGTAACGCCGCGCCCGGCCTCGGCATGCTGTTCGAAAGCCTCACCACGGGCAGCATGGACGAAGTCGCTTCGGCGTATGGTCTGCTCGCCGACGATATCCGCATCGCGCCCGACGCGCTCTCCGTCACGTTTCACATCAATCCGCGTGCGCATTTCTCGAACGGCGACCCGGTCACCGCCGCCGACGTGAAGTTCTCGCTCGACACGCTGAAGAGCCGCCAGGCCGCGCCTTCGATGCAAGCCTATTTCAGCGAGATCACGCGCGCGGTGGTGGTCGACCCGGCCACCATCCGCTTCGAGTTCAAGTCGAACAATCGCGAGCTGCCGCTGATCGCGGGCGGCATGCCGGTGTTCTCGCACAAGTGGGGCATGCGCCCGGACGGCAGCCGCATCGCGTTCGACCAGCTGGCGTTCGAGCCGCCCATCGGCAGTGGCCCGTATGTGATCGACCGTTATTCGAACGGCCGCACCATCACTTATCAGCTCGATCCGAACTACTGGGGTAAGGATCTGGCCGTGCGCGTGGGCACCAACAACTTCACGCGCATCACCTACAAGCTGTATTCCGACGATGTCGCGCGCCTCGAGGCGTTCAAGGCCGGCGAATACGATGCGCTCGTCGAGAACGTCTCGCGCAACTGGGTGCGGCGCGACGTGGGCAAGCGCTTCGACAGCGGCGAGCTCATCAAGCGCGAATTCCCGCAGCACAACGGCACGGGCATGCAGGGCTTCGTCATGAATCTGCGCAAGCCCGTGTTCCAGGACGTGCGCGTGCGCCACGCACTCGACCTCGCGCTCGACTTTCAGTGGCTCAACCGCATGCTGTTCTATAGCCAGTACCGGCGGCTCGACAGCTGGTTCGCGAATACGCCGTTGCAACCGAAGGGCCTGCCGTCGCCGGGCGAACTGGCGCTGCTCGACCCGTGGCGCAAGTCGCTCGATCCGGCCGTGTTCGGGCCGCCGCCGGTGCAGCCCGTCACCACGCCGCCCGGTTCGCTGCGTGCGAATCTGCTGCAAGCGCGCCAGTTGCTCGCCGATGCGGGCTGGACCTACCGCGACGGCGCGCTGCGTAACGCGAAGGGCGAGCCGTTCACGTTCGAAGTGCTCGACGACACGGCCGCCTCCTCGCAGTGGGCGCCGATCATGGCGCAGTACACGCAGGCGCTCAAGCGGCTCGGTATCCAGGTGAACTACCGGTCGGTGGATTTCGCGCTGTATCAGAAGCGGCTCGACGCCTTCGACTTCGACATGACGACCATCAAGTTCCCCGACGTGCAGGTGCCGGGCGCGGAGCAGGTCGACCGCTTCGGCAGCAAGGCCGCCGACGAGGCGGGCTCGGGCAATCTGATCGGCGTGAAATCTCTCGCCATCGACGCGATCCTCAAGGCGCTCACGCAGGCGCAGACGCTGGAGCAATTGCTCGACGCCACCCACGCGCTCGACCGGGTGCTGATGCACGGCTACTATGTGGTGCCGCAGTGGTACAGCGCGACGCACCGCGTGGCGTATCGCAACACGCTGGCGTATCCGGCGAAATTGCCGCTGTACTATGGCGCGGGCGACTGGATCATCTCCACCTGGTGGCGCAAGCCGCAGGCCGCGCCCGCGCAAGCCGCTCAACATTGA
- the fabI gene encoding enoyl-ACP reductase FabI has translation MGFLAGKRILLTGLLSNRSIAYGIAQACKREGAELAFTYVGDRFKDRVTEFAQEFGSDLVFPCDVADDAQIEALFVDLKKHWDSLDGLVHSIGFAPREAIAGDFLDGMTRENFRIAHDISAYSFPALAKAAKPMLSSNASLLTLTYLGAERAIPNYNTMGVAKAALEASVRYLAVALGTQGVRVNGISAGPIKTLAASGIKGFGKILDFVETNAPLQRNVTIEQVGNSAAFLLSDLSSGVTAEIMHVDSGFNAVVGGMAGLE, from the coding sequence ATGGGCTTCCTCGCTGGCAAACGCATCCTGTTGACCGGCCTGCTGTCGAACCGTTCGATCGCGTACGGCATCGCGCAGGCGTGCAAGCGCGAAGGCGCGGAACTGGCGTTCACGTACGTTGGCGACCGCTTCAAGGATCGCGTCACGGAGTTCGCGCAGGAGTTCGGCAGCGACCTCGTGTTCCCCTGCGATGTCGCCGACGACGCGCAGATCGAGGCCCTTTTCGTGGACCTCAAGAAGCACTGGGATTCGCTCGACGGTCTCGTTCACTCGATCGGCTTCGCGCCGCGCGAAGCGATCGCGGGCGACTTCCTCGACGGCATGACGCGCGAAAACTTCCGCATCGCCCACGACATCTCGGCCTACAGCTTCCCCGCACTCGCGAAAGCCGCCAAGCCGATGCTCTCGTCGAACGCTTCGCTGCTCACGCTGACCTATCTCGGCGCCGAGCGCGCGATCCCGAACTACAACACGATGGGCGTCGCGAAGGCCGCGCTCGAAGCGAGCGTGCGTTATCTCGCAGTCGCGCTCGGCACGCAAGGCGTGCGCGTCAACGGCATTTCGGCGGGCCCGATCAAGACGCTCGCGGCCAGCGGCATCAAGGGCTTCGGCAAGATTCTCGACTTCGTCGAAACGAACGCCCCGCTCCAACGCAACGTGACGATCGAACAAGTGGGCAACTCGGCCGCGTTCCTGCTCTCCGACCTTTCGTCGGGCGTGACGGCCGAAATCATGCACGTCGATTCGGGCTTCAACGCCGTGGTCGGCGGGATGGCCGGACTCGAATGA
- a CDS encoding AraC family transcriptional regulator gives MPHELLTPAPPDSELVDIPPEFEPAVAHPIRVRSRPMAAGVRIALHTHAWAQLAYASRGVLRMATPGTTWMVPPSRAIWVPPLVTHEVVIVEDAFLRTLYVDESVIPPGLDACRVVEVSGLLRETIAALDEPGIAPARERLLGALALDEITRSAPLPLAVPMPEEKRLRALCEALIADPAGPGSLEYWAAHVGASTRTIARLFRQELGVSFSQWRQQAILARAIPLLNQGRPMAIVAQELGYQSQSAFSAMFRRAFGQSPRAFIARGTDDRHDDDRDDETF, from the coding sequence ATGCCTCATGAACTGCTCACGCCCGCGCCGCCCGACTCCGAACTCGTCGACATCCCGCCCGAGTTCGAGCCCGCGGTCGCGCATCCGATCCGCGTGCGCTCGCGGCCAATGGCGGCCGGCGTGCGCATCGCCCTGCACACGCACGCGTGGGCGCAACTCGCTTACGCGTCGCGCGGCGTGCTGCGCATGGCGACGCCCGGCACCACGTGGATGGTGCCGCCCTCGCGCGCGATCTGGGTGCCGCCGCTCGTCACGCACGAAGTTGTGATCGTCGAGGACGCATTTCTGCGCACGCTCTATGTCGACGAATCGGTGATACCGCCGGGTCTGGACGCGTGCCGCGTCGTCGAAGTCTCGGGCTTGCTGCGCGAGACCATCGCCGCGCTCGACGAGCCCGGCATCGCGCCCGCGCGCGAACGCCTGCTGGGCGCGCTCGCGCTCGACGAGATCACGCGTTCCGCGCCCTTGCCGCTCGCCGTGCCCATGCCCGAGGAAAAGCGCCTGCGTGCGCTCTGCGAAGCCTTGATCGCCGATCCAGCCGGTCCCGGCTCGCTCGAATACTGGGCCGCGCACGTGGGCGCGAGCACGCGCACGATCGCGCGGCTGTTTCGCCAGGAACTGGGCGTGAGCTTTTCGCAGTGGCGCCAGCAGGCGATCCTCGCGCGCGCGATTCCGCTGCTCAATCAGGGGCGGCCGATGGCGATCGTCGCGCAGGAACTCGGCTATCAAAGCCAGAGCGCGTTTTCGGCGATGTTCCGCCGCGCGTTCGGCCAGAGCCCGCGCGCCTTCATCGCGCGCGGCACCGACGATCGCCACGACGACGATCGCGACGACGAGACCTTCTAG
- a CDS encoding ABC transporter permease, producing the protein MRFRQQRLGYWSLIVFLVAFAASLAGPLWCNDKPLVVRYEGHLYFPLFKDYPETAFGGDFPTPADYLDPFIRKRFNAPGNFALYPPNPYYYDTLNYFAKVPNPAPPSRQNWLGTDESGRDLFARLLYGFRVSVIFALVLTFIGTVLGVLAGAVQGYFGGKVDIVGQRLIEIWSSLPELYLLIIFAAIFEPGFVLLIVLLSLFGWIGLSDYVRAEFLRNRNQDYVLAARAMGLSNWQIIWRHVLPNSLTPVITFLPFRMSGAILALTSLDFLGLGVPAPTPSLGELLAQGKRNLDAWWIALSTFGVLVATLLLLTFIGDALRNALDTRISDAMKAGGNQ; encoded by the coding sequence ATGCGCTTCAGGCAGCAGCGTCTGGGTTACTGGAGCCTGATCGTTTTTCTCGTGGCGTTCGCGGCGAGTCTCGCCGGGCCGCTCTGGTGCAACGACAAGCCGCTCGTCGTGCGCTACGAAGGGCACCTGTATTTCCCGCTCTTCAAGGATTATCCGGAGACGGCCTTCGGCGGCGATTTCCCCACGCCCGCCGATTACCTCGACCCGTTCATCCGCAAGCGCTTCAACGCGCCGGGCAATTTCGCGCTCTATCCGCCGAATCCGTATTACTACGACACGCTCAACTACTTCGCGAAGGTGCCGAACCCGGCGCCGCCGTCGCGCCAGAACTGGCTCGGCACCGACGAAAGCGGGCGCGACCTGTTCGCACGGCTGCTCTACGGCTTCCGCGTCTCGGTGATCTTCGCGCTCGTGCTCACGTTCATCGGCACGGTGCTCGGCGTGCTCGCGGGCGCGGTGCAGGGCTACTTCGGCGGCAAGGTCGATATCGTCGGGCAACGGCTGATCGAAATCTGGAGCTCGCTGCCCGAGCTGTATCTGCTGATCATCTTCGCGGCGATCTTCGAGCCGGGCTTCGTGCTGCTGATCGTGCTGCTCTCGCTGTTCGGCTGGATCGGTCTGTCCGATTACGTGCGCGCGGAATTCCTGCGCAATCGCAATCAGGATTACGTGCTGGCGGCGCGCGCGATGGGACTGTCGAACTGGCAGATCATCTGGCGCCATGTGCTGCCCAACAGCCTCACGCCCGTCATCACGTTCTTGCCGTTTCGTATGAGCGGCGCGATCCTCGCGCTCACGAGCCTCGACTTTCTCGGTCTGGGCGTGCCTGCGCCCACGCCGAGCCTGGGCGAGCTGCTCGCGCAGGGCAAGCGCAATCTCGACGCATGGTGGATCGCGCTCTCGACCTTCGGCGTGCTGGTCGCCACGCTGCTGCTGCTCACGTTTATCGGCGACGCGTTGCGCAACGCGCTCGACACCCGCATCTCCGACGCGATGAAGGCCGGAGGCAATCAGTGA
- a CDS encoding ABC transporter ATP-binding protein, which produces MSAVPNDIAASPGAPLLSIEHLSVRFGETLAVDDVTLAIGRGERVALVGESGSGKTVTALSILRLVQDARTTGAIRLDGDDLLAKSERAMRGLRGSDIAMIFQEPMTALNPLYTIGEQIAETIVLHDGVAKKAAYERAVALLERTGITEARRRVSSYPHQLSGGQRQRVMIAMALACRPRLLLADEPTTALDVTIRGQIVDLLLELQREEAERRGMSVLLITHDLNLVRRFAQRVAVMEQGKLVESGEVEQIFESPQHAYTQRLIASRPERHVLPVLPIAPVLLQAQDVMVDFATKLPGFRGWWQTGRFRAVNDASLAVRQGETLGIVGESGSGKTTLAMAMLGLQRTVAGSIEFEGRPIGSYQGREKLTLRSHLQVVFQDPFSSLSPRQTIERIVGEGLALHRPDLSAEERRKRIVSVLREVGLDRTALQRYPHEFSGGQRQRIAIARTLVLEPRVIVLDEPTSALDVSIQQQVLRLLTDLQRKYNLGYVFISHDLAVIGAMAHRVAVMQNGTIVESGEVSNIFDSPAHPYTRKLLKAAFDR; this is translated from the coding sequence GTGAGCGCCGTGCCCAACGACATCGCCGCGTCCCCCGGTGCGCCCTTGCTGTCGATCGAGCACCTCAGCGTGCGCTTCGGCGAGACGCTGGCCGTCGACGACGTCACGCTCGCCATCGGACGCGGCGAGCGCGTGGCGCTCGTCGGCGAATCGGGCTCGGGCAAGACCGTCACCGCGCTGTCGATCCTGCGGCTCGTGCAGGACGCGCGCACCACGGGAGCGATCCGGCTCGACGGCGACGACCTGCTGGCAAAGAGCGAGCGCGCCATGCGCGGCCTGCGCGGCAGCGACATCGCCATGATCTTTCAGGAGCCGATGACCGCGCTCAATCCGCTCTACACGATCGGCGAGCAGATCGCGGAAACCATCGTGCTGCACGACGGCGTGGCGAAGAAGGCCGCCTACGAGCGCGCGGTGGCGCTGCTGGAGCGCACCGGCATCACGGAGGCGCGGCGACGCGTGTCGAGCTATCCGCATCAGCTTTCGGGCGGGCAGCGGCAGCGCGTGATGATCGCGATGGCGCTCGCGTGCCGTCCACGCCTGTTGCTCGCCGACGAACCCACCACGGCGCTCGACGTGACCATTCGCGGCCAGATCGTCGACCTGCTGCTCGAGTTGCAGCGCGAGGAGGCCGAGCGGCGCGGCATGTCAGTGCTGCTCATCACGCACGATCTCAACCTCGTGCGGCGCTTCGCGCAGCGCGTGGCGGTGATGGAGCAGGGCAAGCTCGTGGAGTCGGGCGAAGTCGAGCAGATTTTCGAGTCGCCGCAGCACGCGTACACGCAGCGCCTGATCGCGAGCCGGCCCGAGCGTCACGTGCTGCCCGTGTTGCCGATCGCGCCCGTGCTGCTGCAGGCGCAGGACGTCATGGTCGATTTCGCGACGAAACTGCCGGGATTTCGCGGCTGGTGGCAAACCGGGCGCTTTCGCGCGGTGAACGATGCGAGCCTCGCGGTGCGCCAGGGCGAGACACTCGGTATTGTCGGCGAGTCGGGATCGGGAAAAACGACCCTCGCGATGGCGATGCTCGGCTTGCAGCGCACGGTGGCCGGCAGTATCGAGTTCGAAGGGCGCCCGATCGGCAGTTATCAGGGGCGCGAGAAGCTCACGCTGCGCTCGCATCTCCAGGTGGTCTTTCAGGACCCGTTCAGTTCGCTTTCGCCGCGCCAGACCATCGAGCGCATCGTGGGCGAGGGGCTCGCGTTGCACCGGCCCGATTTATCGGCGGAAGAACGCCGCAAACGCATCGTGAGCGTGTTGCGCGAGGTGGGACTCGATCGCACGGCTTTGCAACGATACCCGCACGAGTTTTCCGGCGGCCAACGGCAGCGAATTGCCATCGCGCGCACGCTGGTGCTGGAGCCGCGCGTGATCGTACTCGATGAACCGACCAGCGCACTCGACGTTTCGATTCAGCAACAGGTGCTGCGATTGTTGACGGATTTGCAACGCAAGTACAACCTGGGCTATGTGTTCATCAGCCACGATCTCGCGGTGATCGGTGCGATGGCGCACCGTGTCGCTGTGATGCAGAACGGCACTATCGTCGAAAGTGGAGAAGTCTCGAATATCTTCGATAGCCCCGCGCACCCTTACACCCGAAAATTATTGAAAGCCGCATTCGATCGCTGA
- the gltX gene encoding glutamate--tRNA ligase, translating into MTQTVRTRFAPSPTGFIHLGNIRSALYPWAFARRNEGVFVLRIEDTDVERSTSESVDAILEGMQWLGLDFDEGPFYQMQRMDRYREVLAQMQQNGLVYPCYMSTEELDALRERQREAGEKPRYDGTWRPEPGKVLPTPPEGVKPVLRFRNPLTGVVAWDDAVKGRVEISNEELDDLVIARPDGTPTYNFCVVVDDLDMQITHVIRGDDHVNNTPRQINILRALGAEPPVYAHLPTVLNEQGEKMSKRHGAMSVMGYRDAGYLPEAVLNYLARLGWSHGDAEVFSREQFVEWFDLDHLGKSPAQYDHNKLNWLNNHYLKEVDNARLAELSKPFFAALGVDEAALANGPSLEGVVALFKDRANTIKEIAESALMFYREPQPEAEALAQHITDAVRPALTDLAAALKAAEWTKEGVSAALKATLATHKLKMPQLAMPARLLVAGTTHTPSVDAVLVLFGRDAVVSRLEKGISGNK; encoded by the coding sequence ATGACCCAAACCGTCCGTACCCGCTTCGCGCCGAGCCCGACCGGCTTCATCCACCTCGGCAACATTCGTTCCGCGCTGTATCCGTGGGCGTTCGCGCGCCGCAACGAGGGCGTGTTCGTGCTGCGAATCGAAGATACCGACGTCGAGCGTTCGACCAGCGAATCCGTCGATGCGATTCTCGAAGGCATGCAGTGGCTCGGCCTCGACTTCGACGAAGGCCCGTTCTACCAGATGCAGCGCATGGACCGTTACCGCGAAGTGCTGGCGCAAATGCAGCAGAACGGCCTCGTGTACCCGTGCTACATGTCGACGGAAGAACTCGACGCGCTGCGCGAGCGTCAGCGTGAAGCGGGCGAGAAGCCGCGCTACGACGGCACGTGGCGTCCGGAGCCGGGCAAGGTGCTGCCCACGCCGCCCGAAGGCGTGAAGCCGGTGCTGCGCTTTCGCAATCCGCTCACCGGCGTCGTGGCGTGGGACGACGCCGTGAAGGGCCGCGTTGAAATCTCGAACGAAGAACTCGACGACCTCGTGATCGCGCGCCCGGACGGCACGCCGACCTACAACTTCTGCGTGGTCGTGGACGACCTCGACATGCAGATCACGCACGTGATTCGCGGCGACGATCACGTCAACAACACGCCGCGCCAGATCAACATCCTGCGTGCGCTGGGCGCCGAACCGCCGGTCTACGCGCACTTGCCGACCGTGCTCAACGAGCAGGGCGAAAAGATGAGCAAGCGCCACGGCGCGATGAGCGTGATGGGGTATCGCGACGCCGGTTATCTGCCGGAAGCGGTGCTCAACTATCTCGCGCGCCTCGGCTGGTCGCACGGCGACGCCGAAGTGTTTTCGCGCGAGCAGTTCGTCGAATGGTTCGATCTCGACCATCTCGGCAAGTCGCCGGCGCAGTACGACCACAACAAGCTCAACTGGCTCAACAACCACTACCTCAAGGAAGTGGACAACGCGCGGCTCGCGGAACTCTCGAAGCCGTTTTTCGCGGCGCTGGGCGTGGACGAAGCCGCGCTCGCGAACGGGCCGTCGCTCGAAGGCGTGGTCGCGCTCTTCAAGGACCGCGCGAACACGATCAAGGAAATTGCCGAAAGCGCGTTGATGTTCTATCGCGAGCCGCAGCCCGAGGCGGAAGCGCTCGCGCAGCACATCACCGACGCGGTGCGCCCGGCGCTGACCGATCTCGCGGCGGCGCTCAAGGCGGCAGAGTGGACGAAGGAGGGCGTCTCGGCGGCCCTCAAGGCGACGCTCGCGACGCATAAGCTCAAGATGCCGCAACTGGCCATGCCGGCGCGTCTGCTCGTGGCGGGCACGACGCACACGCCTTCGGTGGACGCGGTGCTCGTATTGTTCGGCCGTGACGCGGTGGTGAGCCGCCTCGAAAAGGGAATTTCGGGCAATAAGTAA
- a CDS encoding patatin-like phospholipase family protein translates to MKPSSHSSSRRHFSLAAASTVLAACTTAGTQTAGNPPPTTTAPPVTKPARPIRVGLALGGGAARGFAHIGVIKALEARNVQVDLVAGTSAGSVIAALYASGMNGFAINKLALTMDEASISDWAMPFRTRGILQGVALQNFVNTTLHDRPIEKMAKPLGVVATDLRNGQPILFQRGNTGIAVRASCSVPSIFEPVKIGGHEYVDGGLVSPVPAAFARKMGADFVIAVDISARPDTASTLSQFDVLMQTFTIMGQTIKTYELDKYADVVIRPSLNAMSSSDFTQRNAAILAGEEAVARMMPELERKLAAARVTA, encoded by the coding sequence TTGAAGCCGTCATCGCACTCATCGAGCCGCCGCCACTTCTCGCTCGCGGCCGCCTCCACCGTCCTCGCCGCCTGCACGACCGCGGGCACGCAAACCGCCGGCAATCCGCCGCCCACGACCACGGCGCCGCCCGTGACGAAACCCGCACGGCCGATCCGCGTGGGCCTCGCGCTCGGTGGCGGCGCGGCGCGCGGCTTCGCGCACATCGGCGTGATCAAGGCGCTCGAGGCGCGCAACGTCCAGGTCGATCTGGTGGCGGGCACCAGCGCCGGGTCGGTGATCGCGGCGCTCTATGCGTCGGGCATGAACGGTTTCGCGATCAACAAACTCGCGCTGACGATGGACGAAGCCTCGATCAGCGACTGGGCGATGCCGTTCCGCACGCGCGGCATCCTGCAAGGCGTGGCGCTGCAGAACTTCGTCAACACCACGCTGCACGACCGCCCGATCGAAAAAATGGCGAAACCGCTCGGCGTGGTCGCCACGGATTTGCGCAACGGCCAGCCCATCCTGTTCCAGCGCGGCAATACCGGCATCGCGGTGCGCGCCTCGTGCAGCGTGCCGTCCATTTTCGAGCCGGTGAAGATCGGCGGGCATGAATACGTGGATGGCGGTCTCGTGAGCCCCGTGCCTGCGGCGTTCGCGCGCAAGATGGGCGCCGACTTCGTGATCGCCGTGGACATTTCGGCGCGCCCGGACACGGCCTCCACGCTGAGCCAGTTCGACGTGCTGATGCAGACCTTCACGATCATGGGCCAGACGATCAAGACCTACGAACTCGACAAATACGCCGACGTCGTGATCCGCCCGAGTCTCAACGCGATGTCGAGCAGCGACTTCACGCAGCGCAATGCGGCGATCCTGGCGGGCGAGGAAGCGGTTGCGCGCATGATGCCGGAGCTGGAGCGCAAGCTCGCCGCGGCGCGCGTAACGGCCTGA
- a CDS encoding microcin C ABC transporter permease YejB, translated as MWSYIVKRLLLMIPTLLGVLTLTFAVIQFVPGGPVEQAVRELRRGAEQGMPFGMRAHSGVDAQQIAQLKQLYGFDKPPLQRYVLMLSRFARFDLGQSYFHHQSVWSLIVSKLPVSISIGLWTFFLTYLISVPLGIAKAVRNGSHFDLVTSLVVLVGYAIPGFVLGVLLLVLFGGGTFLQLFPLRNLTSDNWDTLSLGGKVLDYLWHIALPVTASVVGSFAVTTMLTKNAFLEEIRRQYVLTARAKGLSERTVLWKHVFRNALLPLVVGFPAAFIGAFFTGSLLIETLFSLDGLGLLSYESVVRRDYPVVLGTLYLFTLIGLLTKLISDLCYVWVDPRIQFEQLER; from the coding sequence ATGTGGAGCTACATCGTCAAACGCCTGCTGCTGATGATCCCCACCTTGCTCGGCGTCCTCACGCTGACATTCGCGGTGATCCAGTTCGTGCCGGGCGGCCCCGTCGAGCAGGCCGTGCGCGAGCTGCGGCGCGGCGCGGAGCAGGGCATGCCGTTCGGCATGCGCGCGCATTCGGGCGTGGACGCGCAGCAGATCGCGCAACTCAAGCAGCTTTACGGCTTCGACAAGCCGCCGCTGCAACGCTACGTGCTCATGCTGAGCCGCTTCGCGCGTTTCGATCTCGGGCAAAGCTATTTTCATCATCAGAGCGTGTGGTCGCTGATCGTCTCGAAGCTGCCCGTGTCGATCAGCATCGGCCTTTGGACCTTCTTCCTCACGTATCTGATATCGGTGCCGTTGGGCATCGCGAAAGCAGTGCGCAACGGCTCGCATTTCGATCTCGTGACGAGTCTCGTGGTGCTCGTGGGCTACGCGATTCCGGGCTTCGTGCTCGGCGTGCTGCTGCTCGTGCTGTTCGGTGGCGGCACCTTCCTGCAACTGTTCCCGCTGCGCAATCTCACTTCGGACAACTGGGACACGCTCTCGCTCGGCGGCAAGGTGCTCGACTATCTCTGGCATATCGCGCTGCCCGTGACCGCTTCCGTCGTAGGCAGTTTCGCCGTTACGACGATGCTGACCAAGAACGCCTTCCTCGAAGAGATTCGCCGCCAGTACGTGCTCACCGCGCGCGCGAAGGGCTTGTCGGAGCGTACGGTGCTCTGGAAACACGTGTTCCGCAACGCCTTGCTGCCGCTCGTGGTGGGCTTCCCGGCCGCGTTCATCGGCGCGTTCTTCACGGGCAGCCTGCTGATCGAGACGCTGTTTTCGCTCGACGGCCTCGGGCTGCTCTCGTACGAGTCCGTCGTGCGGCGCGATTATCCCGTCGTGCTCGGCACGCTGTACCTTTTCACGTTGATCGGACTCCTGACCAAATTGATTTCCGATCTTTGCTACGTGTGGGTCGATCCCCGCATTCAATTCGAACAACTGGAGCGCTGA